In Bacteroidota bacterium, one DNA window encodes the following:
- a CDS encoding cysteine--tRNA ligase — MSLQIYNTLSRQKETFHPIAHPYVGMYVCGPTVYSDTHIGHAKSYVTFDVVRRYLDFLGYTVTHVQNITDVGHLTDDADEGEDKLVKKSVEAKKHPMAVAEYYTRRFREDMAAMNVLPPDIEPHATGHIVEQIEMIKDLIEKGFAYESGGNVYFDVKKDPDYGKLSGRKTEDQEASGRVETRSDKRNPQDFALWKVAEKGHIMRWPSPWGEGFPGWHIECSAMSMKYLGQTIDIHGGGIENQFPHHECEIAQSESSTGKPFVHYWMHHNMVTVDGKKMGKSLGNSSFLRDLFKDFSPMTLRFFLLQSHYRSTTEFKIDAIEAAGTGYQKLLATFDNLRSRTGPLAPRELTSEERQRPVVSEFIESMNDDFNTPKAVAALFELSRETNEALNSGVPTADLESLYHIWNQLADRILGIVPAVGSAAGSTSGSKSEAALSSVMETIIRWRTEARANKDFARSDEIRNTLSDAGIVLEDSKEGTRWKLS, encoded by the coding sequence ATGTCGTTACAGATCTATAATACGCTCTCGCGTCAGAAAGAGACCTTTCATCCGATCGCCCACCCCTATGTCGGGATGTACGTCTGCGGACCGACGGTCTATTCCGATACCCATATCGGTCATGCCAAGAGCTATGTAACCTTTGATGTAGTAAGGAGATACCTCGATTTCTTGGGCTATACCGTCACCCACGTCCAGAATATTACAGACGTAGGGCACCTGACCGACGATGCCGACGAGGGTGAAGATAAGCTCGTCAAGAAAAGCGTCGAGGCCAAAAAGCACCCGATGGCCGTCGCAGAATACTATACCCGCAGGTTTCGGGAGGATATGGCCGCGATGAACGTCCTACCCCCCGACATCGAGCCACATGCGACCGGACACATCGTCGAGCAGATCGAAATGATCAAGGACCTCATCGAGAAGGGGTTTGCCTACGAATCGGGCGGAAATGTCTATTTCGATGTAAAGAAGGATCCCGATTACGGGAAGCTCTCGGGCCGAAAGACCGAGGATCAGGAAGCCTCAGGTCGGGTCGAGACTCGCTCCGACAAACGCAACCCGCAGGACTTTGCGCTCTGGAAAGTTGCCGAGAAAGGCCACATCATGCGTTGGCCGTCGCCGTGGGGCGAAGGCTTCCCAGGCTGGCACATCGAATGTTCGGCGATGAGCATGAAGTATCTTGGCCAGACGATCGATATTCACGGCGGTGGCATCGAGAATCAATTTCCACATCATGAGTGCGAGATTGCCCAGAGCGAAAGCTCGACAGGCAAGCCGTTCGTCCACTACTGGATGCACCATAATATGGTCACCGTGGACGGCAAGAAGATGGGTAAATCGCTCGGCAACTCGAGCTTCCTGAGAGACTTATTTAAGGACTTCTCGCCGATGACACTGCGCTTCTTCCTGCTGCAGTCACATTACCGCAGTACGACTGAGTTTAAGATCGACGCCATCGAAGCGGCTGGGACCGGGTACCAGAAGCTCCTGGCGACGTTCGATAACCTGCGTTCGCGTACCGGGCCGCTCGCTCCCCGCGAACTCACCAGCGAAGAACGCCAACGGCCTGTGGTGTCGGAGTTTATTGAAAGCATGAACGACGACTTCAATACGCCGAAAGCGGTTGCAGCGCTATTCGAGCTTTCACGCGAAACGAACGAAGCATTGAATTCCGGGGTACCCACAGCAGATCTCGAGTCGCTCTACCATATATGGAATCAGCTTGCCGACCGGATTCTCGGGATCGTGCCGGCAGTAGGTTCAGCGGCAGGTTCGACCTCCGGCTCCAAATCAGAGGCTGCGCTTTCGAGCGTCATGGAGACAATCATCCGCTGGCGTACCGAAGCTCGAGCGAACAAGGATTTTGCTCGTTCTGACGAGATCCGAAACACGCTTTCCGATGCCGGAATCGTGTTGGAGGACTCGAAGGAAGGGACCCGCTGGAAGCTCTCGTAG
- a CDS encoding MFS transporter: MLELPIRYTHKFTDAVRITFRAIRHRNYRLFFFGQCISLIGTWLQNTALSWLVYQITHDARALGIMSFLGAVPVLFLGAYAGTVADEYSKRRILIWTQSLMGVLAIALAAFVWMDMKAVWVFGLINLLSGVIVAFDLPTRQAFVVDMVGREDLTNAVALNSAIFNAARLIGPALGALIISAVSIEMCFFLNGVSFLAVIIGLMMMRLPASEREKKPRDVSRMQAMREGVDYLYNIPNFRALMTLVITMTLFAWSYTVNLPVIAVDILHGDASTYGALLSANGLGALFAALTQAAFGQRLRPRYTIYTAIGIFIVSISLIPLFREQLPVLLLLGTTGWSIITFFITANTTIQRFVPNELRGRVMGIYSLAFAGLFPFGSLLAGFLTHSYSVGVALWVDASVLFIVAAVTFNFLRRFPRLSIVAARSESGTISVEMMKQALEA, translated from the coding sequence ATGCTCGAATTACCCATACGATATACCCATAAGTTTACCGACGCCGTTCGGATCACGTTCCGCGCTATCCGGCACCGAAATTACCGGCTGTTCTTTTTCGGGCAGTGTATTTCGCTTATCGGCACGTGGCTACAGAACACGGCGCTTTCGTGGCTGGTATATCAGATCACGCACGACGCGCGCGCACTCGGCATCATGAGCTTCCTCGGCGCGGTGCCGGTGCTCTTTCTTGGGGCGTATGCCGGGACCGTCGCCGATGAATATTCCAAACGTCGCATTCTGATCTGGACGCAGTCGCTCATGGGCGTGTTGGCGATCGCACTGGCGGCGTTCGTATGGATGGATATGAAGGCCGTCTGGGTGTTCGGTCTGATCAATCTGCTCAGCGGCGTCATCGTCGCGTTCGATCTGCCGACGCGTCAGGCGTTTGTCGTCGACATGGTAGGCCGCGAAGATCTGACTAATGCCGTCGCGCTCAATTCGGCGATCTTCAACGCGGCGCGTCTGATCGGTCCGGCGCTTGGTGCACTGATCATCAGTGCGGTGTCCATCGAGATGTGCTTCTTCCTCAATGGTGTGTCCTTCCTTGCGGTGATCATCGGACTGATGATGATGCGTCTGCCGGCATCGGAGCGAGAGAAGAAGCCGCGAGACGTATCGCGAATGCAGGCGATGCGCGAAGGGGTAGACTATCTCTATAACATCCCGAATTTCCGTGCGCTCATGACGCTCGTCATTACGATGACGCTCTTCGCGTGGAGCTACACCGTGAATCTGCCGGTCATCGCGGTCGACATCTTGCACGGCGATGCCTCGACCTACGGCGCATTGCTATCGGCGAACGGGCTGGGTGCGTTGTTTGCAGCGTTAACGCAGGCGGCGTTCGGCCAACGGTTGAGGCCTCGATATACGATCTATACAGCGATCGGCATCTTCATCGTCTCGATCTCGCTCATCCCACTGTTCCGCGAACAGTTGCCGGTGCTCTTACTCCTCGGCACGACTGGATGGAGCATCATTACCTTCTTCATCACTGCAAATACGACGATCCAACGCTTTGTCCCGAACGAACTGCGCGGCCGGGTGATGGGTATCTACTCGCTCGCATTTGCCGGCCTCTTTCCGTTCGGCAGCTTGCTTGCGGGCTTCTTGACGCACTCCTATAGTGTGGGTGTGGCGCTGTGGGTCGATGCATCGGTGCTCTTTATCGTTGCGGCAGTGACGTTCAATTTCCTACGCCGATTCCCTCGGTTATCCATTGTTGCCGCTCGCAGTGAGAGCGGGACGATTTCGGTGGAAATGATGAAGCAGGCGCTCGAGGCATAG
- a CDS encoding c-type cytochrome: MNRFLPLASFAVAAMLIGIFSSCAKQEDKAPQSAEQKVENAMQGQQQAAQSADTSKSGTTMTLSDKAKKGQAIFYNTSFGKFKASCAMCHSDGTDRTKDGKTRAGHTLAGVTSRTTTWNGMFKTADLKKDAYGARLCASGFLERGDGDMAKALSADEADALNEYFAAIADAPGAIKKNLTIQWVLKPVFSEDQQLDEKLTKPAVKAIMKLPGDPAKGQTVWQGTCVTCHDLQQKKVGPSMAEAAKDMNYVAQSIRCGSMAMPFFAKDILSDQQIADVIAYVQSSIKK; the protein is encoded by the coding sequence ATGAACCGTTTCCTTCCACTTGCATCGTTCGCTGTCGCTGCGATGCTCATTGGTATCTTCAGCAGTTGCGCAAAGCAAGAAGACAAGGCGCCACAATCGGCCGAACAAAAAGTCGAGAACGCCATGCAAGGCCAACAACAGGCTGCGCAGAGCGCCGACACCTCGAAGAGCGGGACCACCATGACGCTCAGCGACAAGGCGAAGAAAGGACAAGCAATCTTCTATAATACGTCGTTCGGCAAGTTCAAGGCATCGTGTGCGATGTGCCATAGCGACGGGACAGACCGAACAAAGGACGGAAAGACTCGCGCCGGTCATACGCTTGCCGGCGTGACGTCGCGTACTACGACATGGAACGGCATGTTCAAAACTGCCGATCTGAAGAAGGATGCCTACGGCGCGCGTCTCTGTGCGTCGGGCTTCCTCGAACGTGGTGATGGCGACATGGCAAAGGCACTGAGCGCTGACGAAGCCGATGCGCTCAATGAGTACTTCGCTGCCATTGCCGATGCACCCGGCGCGATCAAGAAGAACCTCACGATCCAGTGGGTGCTCAAGCCGGTCTTCAGCGAAGACCAGCAACTTGACGAGAAGCTGACAAAGCCTGCCGTCAAAGCTATTATGAAACTACCGGGAGATCCGGCAAAGGGACAGACAGTGTGGCAGGGAACATGCGTCACATGTCATGACCTACAGCAGAAGAAAGTCGGGCCGTCGATGGCTGAAGCTGCGAAGGATATGAACTACGTCGCGCAGAGCATTCGGTGCGGCTCGATGGCAATGCCCTTCTTCGCAAAAGATATTCTCAGCGATCAGCAGATCGCCGACGTGATCGCATACGTACAAAGCTCGATCAAGAAATAA
- the lpxD gene encoding UDP-3-O-(3-hydroxymyristoyl)glucosamine N-acyltransferase produces the protein MKLAELARMIGAVCDDGSADRDIEISAVRPITEATPGTLSFIANPSYEKYLDSTTASALIVSNDLVVGGDHAPALLRAPDPYIAFAKALAIFNPRTSIFTERIHPTAVIHPSATIADSARIGANVFVAHDVTIGEGTVVHPNCTIYDGVRIGARCAIGPGTVIGYDGFGYARNADGSYLKVPQLGGVSIEDDVEIGACCTIDRAAMADTILRRGVKLDNLVQIAHNVEIGEYTAIAAQTGISGSAKIGKRNQIAGQVGMVGHITTAEDVVVIAQSGVSKSIERSGTYFGAPAKEVRTAFREEAAKRLLPELIERVRVLEEKLRKLGQ, from the coding sequence ATGAAGCTCGCCGAACTTGCCAGAATGATTGGTGCCGTCTGCGACGATGGCAGTGCCGATCGAGACATTGAGATCAGCGCCGTGCGTCCGATCACCGAAGCGACACCCGGTACGTTGTCATTCATTGCGAATCCGTCTTACGAGAAGTATTTGGATTCGACAACGGCGAGTGCACTGATCGTCTCGAACGATCTGGTGGTCGGTGGCGACCATGCGCCAGCGTTGTTGCGCGCACCGGATCCCTACATCGCATTTGCAAAAGCGCTCGCTATTTTCAATCCCCGCACATCGATCTTTACCGAACGAATTCATCCGACGGCTGTCATTCATCCGAGTGCTACGATTGCCGACTCGGCTCGCATCGGAGCGAATGTGTTCGTCGCCCACGATGTCACGATCGGTGAGGGAACCGTCGTGCATCCGAACTGCACGATCTATGACGGCGTGCGTATCGGTGCTCGGTGTGCGATCGGCCCAGGGACCGTAATCGGGTACGATGGGTTCGGTTACGCGCGTAACGCCGACGGCTCGTATCTCAAAGTGCCGCAGCTCGGTGGCGTATCAATCGAAGACGATGTCGAGATTGGCGCCTGCTGTACGATCGATCGCGCTGCAATGGCGGATACGATTCTTCGACGCGGCGTCAAGCTCGACAATCTTGTTCAGATCGCACATAACGTCGAGATTGGCGAGTACACGGCCATTGCCGCACAAACGGGGATCAGCGGTTCGGCCAAGATCGGCAAGCGAAATCAAATCGCCGGACAAGTGGGAATGGTTGGCCATATCACGACGGCTGAGGATGTCGTGGTCATTGCCCAATCCGGTGTATCGAAATCGATTGAGCGAAGCGGGACGTATTTCGGCGCTCCGGCAAAAGAAGTTCGCACCGCCTTTCGCGAAGAAGCGGCAAAACGATTGTTGCCCGAACTCATCGAACGTGTTCGCGTGCTTGAAGAGAAACTTCGTAAACTGGGACAGTAG
- a CDS encoding carboxymuconolactone decarboxylase family protein, which translates to MFQDPTRALIEVSTLAVRPELRTELTAVLSDIKANDRASFNELYEVLLQSYLFAGFPAALEGVRALERTFGVPPERIIEEEPHAIATEYEQFFARGDALYQIVYGKNAPRVREEMIRLSPELAAWAMIEGYGKTLSRSGLPTNTRELCIVAQLTQLGWDRQLYSHILGARNTGSSVEAIREAARIGAHGNEALRARAEQLLEKLV; encoded by the coding sequence ATGTTCCAGGATCCGACCCGCGCACTGATTGAAGTATCGACCCTTGCCGTCCGGCCGGAGCTCAGGACCGAACTTACGGCTGTACTTTCCGATATCAAAGCGAACGACCGGGCTTCGTTCAACGAGCTATATGAAGTATTACTCCAATCCTATCTCTTCGCCGGCTTTCCTGCTGCGCTCGAAGGAGTACGAGCTCTCGAACGTACATTCGGCGTTCCACCGGAGCGTATCATTGAAGAAGAGCCCCATGCCATCGCAACAGAATACGAACAGTTCTTTGCCCGAGGAGACGCTCTCTACCAGATCGTCTACGGTAAGAATGCTCCGCGCGTGCGCGAAGAAATGATTCGGCTGAGTCCGGAGCTTGCCGCATGGGCCATGATCGAAGGGTATGGCAAAACACTCTCGCGTTCGGGGCTCCCGACGAACACTCGCGAGCTATGCATCGTCGCGCAACTCACTCAGCTCGGCTGGGATCGCCAGCTCTATTCCCATATCCTCGGGGCGCGCAATACCGGGTCGTCTGTCGAAGCGATTCGCGAAGCTGCACGGATCGGCGCCCACGGGAACGAAGCGCTCCGTGCACGGGCCGAACAACTCCTCGAAAAACTTGTTTAA
- a CDS encoding PD40 domain-containing protein: MRLSIYSIVALSLVLSACSDRISTPTTATGSERIVYSTLDYSRRDLPPHLVCVDSSLRLVADQGIGYGFDAGRNTCLWITRDTVTLRTSFAVYDDRSLMTSQLGDLTGAGERSEDQYPSAISPDGSHIAIYMHDTANDLNKLYVVDVRTRQRVLITDKLDVQAHTCFSPDGNRIAYYTQLKVPPDQNEVIAISTIDASQRVTLTAISDAGVDGFASISWSDKDRIAFVDASAVYVINADGSGRIQVASPAFSPAWSPTGDTLAITASNSSDVMITSDNGITITNLTNSDGVSEAFAHWSNDGKRLLVTKWIGDMDHTIMTLEEIYIPTGDIRVIASPGANGFYLK; the protein is encoded by the coding sequence ATGCGACTATCTATATATTCTATCGTGGCCCTCTCGCTGGTGCTAAGCGCCTGTAGTGACCGGATTTCCACACCCACGACAGCCACCGGTTCCGAACGAATTGTGTACTCCACGCTCGACTATTCTCGCCGGGACCTCCCGCCGCATCTGGTTTGCGTCGATTCCTCCCTTCGATTGGTTGCCGATCAGGGAATCGGTTACGGATTCGATGCAGGCAGGAATACCTGTTTGTGGATCACAAGAGATACCGTCACACTTCGTACTTCGTTCGCCGTGTATGACGACCGATCGTTGATGACGAGTCAGCTTGGAGATCTGACGGGCGCGGGGGAAAGATCAGAAGACCAATATCCGAGCGCGATCTCGCCCGATGGCTCTCATATCGCGATCTACATGCATGATACTGCTAACGACCTCAACAAGCTCTACGTCGTTGATGTGCGAACCAGGCAGCGAGTGTTGATCACCGATAAGCTGGACGTTCAAGCTCATACATGCTTTTCGCCTGACGGCAATCGCATTGCATACTACACGCAATTGAAAGTGCCACCGGATCAGAATGAAGTGATCGCGATTTCCACCATCGATGCATCGCAGCGAGTGACGCTCACCGCAATCTCAGACGCAGGGGTGGACGGGTTTGCATCGATCAGTTGGTCCGACAAAGATCGTATCGCGTTTGTAGATGCAAGTGCGGTCTATGTGATCAATGCGGATGGAAGCGGACGGATCCAAGTTGCATCTCCGGCCTTCTCCCCTGCATGGTCACCGACCGGAGACACGCTCGCGATTACAGCGTCGAATTCATCCGATGTCATGATCACTTCGGACAACGGGATTACGATCACAAACCTCACCAATTCAGATGGAGTATCGGAAGCGTTCGCGCATTGGTCGAACGATGGGAAGCGGCTCCTCGTCACCAAGTGGATCGGCGATATGGACCACACGATCATGACACTCGAGGAGATCTACATACCGACCGGTGATATCCGCGTGATCGCATCACCCGGTGCCAATGGCTTCTATTTGAAGTAA
- a CDS encoding proline dehydrogenase family protein — MNAFNKLIAGMLPVIPKPIVRKVSARYIAGVNITDAVRTIKALNAEGAMATVDVLGEYIKVLDEATVNANYSMKVLDAINTEKVDANLSIKLTSIGLGLDVAECERNVRRILEASRTHGGIFVRIDMEDSNYTEKTISMYERLRKDYPNVGLVLQAYLRRTESDIKRLLDGGQTNLRLCKGIYIEHESIAFKDREEIRANYLKCLDQIISGGGYVGIATHDDYLTANAERIVKQHNLTREQYEFQMLLGVREPLRRSLIASGHRLRVYVPFGKDWYGYSVRRLKENPSVAGYIVKAMFTGK, encoded by the coding sequence ATGAACGCGTTCAATAAGCTGATCGCCGGGATGCTCCCGGTCATCCCGAAACCGATCGTCCGAAAAGTCAGCGCTCGCTATATTGCAGGCGTCAATATTACCGATGCCGTTCGGACCATCAAGGCGCTCAATGCCGAAGGCGCGATGGCAACGGTGGACGTCCTCGGAGAATATATCAAGGTGCTTGACGAGGCGACCGTCAATGCGAATTACTCCATGAAGGTACTCGATGCGATCAATACGGAGAAGGTCGATGCGAATCTGTCGATCAAACTCACATCGATTGGTCTTGGGCTCGATGTTGCCGAATGTGAGAGGAACGTTCGGCGCATCCTCGAAGCATCGCGCACGCATGGTGGCATCTTTGTGCGCATCGATATGGAGGATTCGAACTACACAGAGAAAACCATCTCGATGTATGAACGCCTCCGGAAGGACTACCCGAATGTCGGCCTCGTCCTTCAGGCATATTTGCGCCGTACGGAATCCGATATCAAACGCCTGCTCGACGGCGGACAGACGAATCTTCGGCTCTGCAAGGGTATCTATATCGAACATGAGTCCATTGCGTTCAAAGATCGGGAGGAAATCCGGGCGAACTATCTCAAGTGTCTGGACCAGATTATTTCCGGCGGCGGCTATGTCGGGATCGCAACACATGACGACTATCTGACCGCGAATGCCGAGAGGATCGTGAAGCAGCACAACCTCACGCGAGAACAATACGAATTTCAGATGTTGCTTGGTGTTCGCGAACCGTTGCGCCGATCGCTGATCGCCTCGGGCCACCGGTTGCGTGTGTATGTCCCCTTCGGCAAAGATTGGTACGGATATTCCGTCCGCCGACTCAAAGAAAACCCGAGCGTCGCAGGGTATATCGTCAAGGCAATGTTCACCGGCAAATAA
- a CDS encoding enoyl-CoA hydratase/isomerase family protein, which produces MPNTIAEYKTIECSIDAFVATITINRPDKLNALSSAVLDDLRHLVTDLRERDDVRVVIVTGKGEKAFVAGADIGELAALNDPEEGREFAQKGQSVFSLIESSPKPFIAAVNGFALGGGSELALACHIRICSENAKFGQPEVNLGIIPGYGGTQRLTRILGRTLATDLILTGRQMDAREALEQGMVARVVPLGELITTANQMAATIASKAPLAVSAALDCIVEGIDESIDEGLGREAERFGALTTSADFHEGTTAFLEKRKAQFVGK; this is translated from the coding sequence ATGCCAAACACTATCGCAGAATACAAGACCATCGAATGTAGCATCGACGCCTTTGTTGCAACCATTACGATCAATCGTCCCGATAAGCTCAATGCCTTGAGCTCGGCGGTACTCGACGATCTGCGTCATTTGGTTACGGACTTGCGCGAACGTGATGATGTACGTGTAGTGATCGTTACGGGCAAAGGAGAGAAGGCCTTCGTTGCCGGAGCGGATATCGGTGAGCTTGCAGCCCTCAACGATCCCGAAGAAGGTCGAGAGTTTGCACAAAAAGGGCAGTCGGTGTTTTCGCTGATCGAATCGTCGCCGAAACCGTTCATCGCAGCAGTGAACGGATTTGCACTTGGCGGCGGCAGCGAACTTGCACTTGCCTGTCACATTCGCATCTGCTCGGAGAACGCAAAGTTCGGCCAGCCGGAAGTTAACCTCGGTATTATTCCAGGCTATGGCGGTACGCAACGCCTGACACGAATTCTGGGACGTACACTCGCGACCGATCTTATCCTGACCGGTCGCCAGATGGATGCTCGCGAAGCGTTGGAGCAGGGAATGGTAGCGCGGGTCGTGCCGCTTGGCGAACTGATCACAACGGCCAATCAAATGGCTGCAACCATTGCCTCGAAAGCGCCGCTGGCGGTCAGTGCAGCACTCGATTGTATCGTAGAAGGAATCGATGAATCGATCGATGAAGGACTTGGTCGTGAAGCAGAACGCTTCGGAGCACTCACAACCTCCGCCGATTTCCACGAAGGCACGACAGCATTCCTCGAAAAGCGTAAAGCACAGTTCGTGGGGAAATAA
- a CDS encoding SDR family oxidoreductase, which translates to MNILITGASRGIGRAIAIELARAGYRVALVARNEEALVAVARESEHEGGIAIPFVCDITDSERVGALRDHVTASLGTLDVLINNAGVAPSLKVEDTTDLQWHSAFATNVDAAFYLTRAFAADLKSSREGRIINIASTAALEGFAYTAAYTASKHALLGFARAIAKEFARSGVTVTTICPGFVRTDILEESIANIVTKTGKTRAEAEAQLGAMNRSGSIIEPEAVAHEVLAALAFASNPNGYEIIL; encoded by the coding sequence ATGAACATTCTCATTACCGGTGCCAGCCGCGGTATCGGCCGTGCGATCGCCATCGAACTTGCGAGGGCCGGATATCGTGTTGCGCTCGTCGCGCGCAATGAAGAAGCGTTGGTCGCTGTCGCACGCGAGAGCGAGCACGAAGGCGGCATCGCCATCCCGTTCGTCTGCGACATAACCGACTCCGAACGCGTCGGTGCGTTACGTGACCACGTCACAGCATCGCTCGGTACACTCGATGTTCTTATCAATAATGCGGGCGTGGCTCCGTCGCTCAAGGTAGAGGATACTACCGATCTGCAATGGCACAGTGCATTTGCGACGAATGTCGATGCGGCATTCTATTTGACTCGGGCATTTGCTGCCGACCTGAAGTCATCACGTGAAGGTCGCATTATTAATATTGCTTCGACCGCCGCGCTCGAAGGCTTTGCATATACGGCCGCCTACACCGCATCGAAGCATGCACTGCTCGGCTTTGCGCGAGCCATTGCAAAGGAGTTCGCTCGAAGCGGAGTCACTGTCACGACAATTTGTCCGGGCTTTGTGCGAACCGATATTCTCGAAGAGAGCATCGCGAACATTGTCACTAAGACGGGCAAAACACGCGCGGAAGCCGAAGCACAGCTCGGCGCAATGAACCGAAGCGGCTCGATCATCGAGCCGGAAGCCGTCGCGCATGAGGTACTGGCTGCCCTCGCATTCGCATCTAATCCGAACGGGTACGAAATTATTCTGTGA
- a CDS encoding OmpH family outer membrane protein has product MFAVTCAMVLSLGTVKTFAQKIGVVDGNAVLTNFDDYKKANEKLNAQAKVWQDSLTMMAKATQDKFDGYSKIASTMSEDAKQKAQAEVNQMKQNLDAYNNAKFNQQDGEIMKMRADLLKPILDKIKKAVEGAAKKKKVEVVIDKGQIVYVADGVTDLTEDVQKALK; this is encoded by the coding sequence ATGTTCGCAGTCACCTGCGCCATGGTGCTCTCACTTGGCACTGTGAAGACGTTTGCCCAAAAGATCGGTGTCGTCGATGGCAATGCCGTCCTGACCAACTTTGACGACTACAAGAAGGCCAATGAGAAGCTCAATGCACAGGCGAAAGTCTGGCAGGATTCGCTGACCATGATGGCCAAGGCTACCCAGGACAAGTTCGATGGGTATAGCAAGATCGCCAGCACGATGTCCGAAGATGCGAAACAGAAGGCACAGGCCGAGGTGAACCAGATGAAGCAGAACCTCGACGCGTACAACAACGCAAAGTTCAACCAGCAGGATGGCGAGATCATGAAGATGCGCGCCGACCTCCTGAAGCCGATCCTCGACAAGATCAAGAAAGCAGTCGAGGGCGCCGCGAAGAAGAAGAAGGTCGAAGTCGTGATCGACAAAGGCCAGATCGTGTATGTCGCCGATGGCGTGACCGACCTGACCGAAGACGTCCAGAAGGCCCTGAAGTAA
- a CDS encoding DUF2203 domain-containing protein, whose translation MHYEKHFTLAEARDALTVVVPMLQEIVDLKQKLTAKGYDVYRHQYLGGSGPNGQKFFPDEMEYLVTLVQKIHSMTIEIKDLETGLIDFPHLRTNGEEVYLCYRLGEPSIVAWHTIEGGFGARRSLEEL comes from the coding sequence ATGCACTACGAAAAGCACTTTACGCTTGCCGAGGCCAGAGATGCACTGACCGTGGTCGTCCCGATGTTGCAGGAGATCGTCGACTTAAAACAGAAGCTCACTGCCAAAGGGTACGATGTCTATCGTCATCAATACCTCGGCGGCTCGGGACCGAACGGGCAGAAGTTCTTCCCCGACGAGATGGAGTATCTTGTCACGCTCGTCCAAAAAATCCATTCGATGACCATCGAGATCAAAGACCTCGAGACCGGACTCATCGACTTTCCCCACCTGCGCACGAACGGCGAAGAAGTCTATCTCTGTTACAGGCTCGGCGAGCCGTCGATCGTTGCGTGGCACACCATCGAGGGAGGCTTCGGTGCACGACGCTCGCTGGAGGAATTGTAA
- a CDS encoding OmpH family outer membrane protein, which produces MRSIIFAVVVLVFAAVAGTPRSADAQVRIGYIDATKLLKQMPEATDAESHLNQIVAQWNKEVADMQSELTRKQNDYDRKKLIMSDAERSAAEFDIADLKKRIENFRQGKFGPNGELYTQQETLMKNAYDKLNKALEEVALDGKYDYVFDKSAKELALLYTNAKFDLTTAVAKKLGIETNDIFSPLLKNSKPGTNPAPPPNMPPGGMPPPTRPQPGQVITTPPQGVPPVNPPVNTPIK; this is translated from the coding sequence ATGAGATCTATAATATTTGCAGTGGTTGTCCTGGTGTTCGCTGCTGTTGCCGGTACACCGCGCTCTGCCGACGCACAGGTACGAATCGGCTATATCGATGCGACGAAGCTCTTGAAGCAAATGCCCGAGGCGACGGACGCAGAGTCGCACTTGAACCAGATCGTGGCGCAGTGGAATAAGGAAGTTGCGGATATGCAAAGTGAGCTTACCCGCAAGCAGAACGATTATGACCGCAAGAAACTCATCATGTCCGACGCCGAACGCTCGGCGGCCGAGTTCGATATCGCGGACCTGAAGAAACGCATCGAGAATTTTCGTCAGGGGAAGTTCGGTCCAAACGGCGAACTCTATACCCAGCAGGAAACACTCATGAAGAATGCGTACGACAAACTTAATAAGGCTCTCGAAGAAGTGGCGCTTGACGGCAAGTACGATTACGTCTTCGATAAGAGCGCCAAAGAGCTTGCACTGCTCTACACCAACGCAAAATTCGACCTGACCACGGCAGTCGCGAAGAAACTCGGGATCGAAACGAACGATATCTTCAGCCCTCTCCTAAAGAACTCGAAACCCGGTACGAATCCCGCTCCGCCGCCGAACATGCCGCCGGGCGGGATGCCACCGCCAACACGCCCGCAGCCGGGACAAGTGATCACCACTCCGCCGCAGGGTGTTCCGCCGGTGAATCCTCCGGTCAATACACCGATTAAATAA